A genomic region of Planococcus kocurii contains the following coding sequences:
- a CDS encoding amino acid ABC transporter permease — MLELFSTVYEVFMRTYPGFLRATVVTLQLTAIGVILGTVIGLVFALMKISGSKILQGIANVYITIIRGTPLIVQIMFLYFGIVEIYTMDNFWAGAIALGIHNGAYIAEIFRGAIQGVDPGQREASMSLGMNRKQTMQRIVFPQALRRSIPPLGNQFIITLKDSSLVYIIGVSEIFALANREAAQSFQPFESFLVVALYYLVLVMIFTYLLRWYENKLDVDKA, encoded by the coding sequence ATGTTAGAGTTATTTTCAACAGTCTATGAAGTGTTCATGCGGACCTATCCAGGATTTCTGAGAGCAACCGTTGTCACGCTTCAATTGACTGCGATTGGTGTTATTCTAGGTACGGTGATTGGTTTAGTTTTTGCATTGATGAAAATTTCAGGATCGAAAATTTTACAGGGCATTGCGAATGTCTATATCACCATTATCCGAGGTACACCGTTAATCGTTCAAATTATGTTCTTGTACTTTGGTATAGTAGAAATTTATACGATGGATAATTTCTGGGCAGGTGCAATTGCTTTAGGTATTCACAACGGGGCTTATATTGCCGAAATTTTCCGCGGCGCGATTCAAGGCGTTGACCCTGGTCAGCGTGAAGCGAGTATGTCGCTCGGGATGAACCGGAAACAAACGATGCAACGGATTGTATTTCCACAGGCGTTGCGTCGCTCAATTCCGCCACTTGGCAACCAGTTTATCATCACATTAAAAGATTCATCTCTTGTTTATATTATTGGGGTATCGGAAATTTTTGCGCTCGCAAACCGTGAAGCAGCACAGTCTTTCCAACCTTTTGAATCTTTCTTAGTTGTTGCACTTTATTACTTGGTACTAGTAATGATTTTCACGTACCTATTGCGTTGGTATGAAAATAAACTCGATGTCGATAAAGCCTAA
- a CDS encoding thioesterase family protein produces the protein MARSTFLYEEKVQSEWVDYNGHMNDAAYAKVFSQATDSFIGFLGLTGNVRTQLNYTIFTLETHLCYLKEVHEHDSLAIRVKLLNCDAKRLHVFLTMNNSVGDLVATSEQMWMGMDSVLGKPTPFPETIAIAIEVLRTQQKGQPVPEQAGRKIGFR, from the coding sequence GTGGCACGTTCGACCTTTCTATATGAAGAAAAAGTTCAAAGTGAATGGGTTGATTACAATGGTCATATGAATGATGCGGCCTATGCAAAAGTATTTAGCCAAGCAACGGATAGCTTTATCGGATTCCTGGGCTTGACTGGAAATGTTCGAACCCAACTAAATTACACGATCTTCACGCTAGAAACACATTTATGCTACTTAAAGGAAGTCCATGAACACGATAGCTTAGCAATTAGGGTGAAGCTGCTGAATTGTGATGCGAAAAGATTACATGTCTTTTTGACAATGAATAACTCAGTTGGTGACTTGGTCGCGACAAGTGAACAAATGTGGATGGGAATGGATTCTGTACTAGGAAAACCTACACCGTTTCCAGAAACGATAGCAATAGCAATAGAAGTGCTAAGAACACAACAAAAAGGACAACCGGTACCAGAACAAGCAGGCAGAAAGATTGGCTTTCGATGA
- a CDS encoding CBS domain-containing protein encodes MKIEEIMTVDVETCKPESTLQEVASKMREINVGSIPICQEGRLVGIVTDRDIVIRGMAEQIPNDAPISEILSAEVITGTAKLTIEEAAELMAAHKIHRLPIVADEHVIGIVSLCDLAAKDVLKTQHAENAIVNISKID; translated from the coding sequence ATGAAAATCGAAGAAATCATGACGGTTGATGTCGAAACATGTAAACCTGAATCAACGCTTCAAGAAGTTGCCTCGAAGATGCGGGAAATCAATGTAGGGTCTATTCCTATTTGTCAAGAAGGCCGCCTAGTCGGCATCGTTACAGATAGGGATATTGTCATTCGAGGAATGGCTGAACAAATTCCGAATGATGCGCCCATATCGGAAATCTTATCGGCAGAAGTTATTACTGGAACGGCAAAGTTAACAATCGAAGAAGCAGCTGAGTTGATGGCCGCACATAAGATTCATCGGCTACCGATTGTTGCAGATGAACATGTAATTGGCATAGTCTCTTTATGCGACCTAGCTGCAAAAGACGTTTTAAAAACCCAGCACGCAGAAAATGCGATCGTTAACATTTCCAAAATAGACTAA
- a CDS encoding amino acid ABC transporter ATP-binding protein, which yields MIIGENIHKSFGDLEVLKGVDLHVKPQEVVVLVGVSGSGKSTLLRCFNFLEMINDGKITIDGHMVNTKKDNLTNIRAEVGMVFQHFNLFPHKTVLENVIEAPITVKKMKKEKARALGMELLKKVGLEDKANVYPSKLSGGQKQRVAIARSLAMEPKVMLFDEPTSALDPELVGEVLQVMKQLAEEGMTMVVVTHEMKFAKEVADRIIMIDKGTIIESADPKNFFENPQNERTKQFIQLVE from the coding sequence ATGATTATTGGAGAAAACATTCATAAATCTTTTGGTGACCTCGAGGTGTTAAAAGGGGTAGACCTTCACGTAAAGCCCCAAGAAGTGGTTGTCCTTGTTGGAGTCAGTGGCTCTGGTAAAAGTACACTTCTCAGATGCTTTAACTTTCTTGAGATGATTAATGATGGAAAAATTACCATTGATGGTCATATGGTAAATACGAAAAAAGACAACTTAACGAACATTCGCGCTGAAGTCGGCATGGTGTTCCAACATTTCAACTTATTTCCTCATAAGACGGTATTGGAAAATGTAATTGAAGCACCGATCACTGTTAAAAAGATGAAAAAGGAAAAAGCGAGAGCTTTAGGTATGGAATTGTTGAAAAAAGTAGGGTTGGAAGATAAAGCAAATGTCTATCCAAGCAAACTATCGGGCGGACAAAAACAGCGTGTTGCCATTGCGCGGTCACTTGCGATGGAACCAAAAGTCATGCTTTTTGACGAACCAACTTCAGCACTAGATCCAGAGTTAGTTGGAGAAGTGCTTCAAGTTATGAAACAACTAGCTGAAGAAGGAATGACGATGGTTGTTGTGACTCATGAGATGAAATTCGCTAAAGAAGTAGCGGATCGTATTATTATGATTGATAAAGGAACAATTATTGAATCGGCAGATCCCAAAAACTTCTTTGAAAATCCGCAAAACGAACGGACAAAACAATTTATTCAGCTAGTTGAATAG
- a CDS encoding L-carnitine dehydrogenase, whose amino-acid sequence MGNNLQQINQVAVIGTGVIGNGWIARFLAQGYDVIAFDPSEGAEQRTQKAVAQAWPSLEKIGLAEGADRNRLAFMPTIEKAVCDADLIQENVPEREDLKKAVLASIDAHAKKSAIIGSSTSGIMPSVLQEGLAHPERLIVAHPFNPVYILPLVELVAGRKTDQLVMDRAKSFYESIGMKPLIIQKEIEGHLADRLMEALWREALHLVNDGVATTEEVDAAIIYGAGLRWAQMGPFLTFHLAGGEKGMRHMLEQFGPALKLPWTKLEAPELTDELKEKVISGCESHAGDVTIGELENKRNEFLVELLSLVESYWPETTATKKLVVEK is encoded by the coding sequence ATGGGGAATAATCTGCAACAGATAAACCAAGTGGCGGTAATTGGGACAGGTGTAATCGGTAATGGTTGGATAGCTCGCTTTTTAGCTCAAGGCTATGACGTCATCGCATTTGACCCTTCTGAAGGTGCAGAGCAGCGGACCCAAAAAGCCGTAGCACAGGCATGGCCATCTTTAGAGAAGATAGGCTTAGCAGAAGGTGCGGATCGAAACCGTCTCGCATTTATGCCGACTATTGAAAAAGCCGTTTGTGATGCTGATTTAATCCAAGAAAATGTGCCAGAACGAGAAGACTTGAAAAAAGCCGTATTGGCAAGTATTGATGCACATGCTAAGAAAAGCGCTATTATTGGGTCGAGCACTTCAGGTATTATGCCGAGTGTTTTGCAGGAAGGTTTAGCACATCCTGAACGCCTGATCGTAGCACATCCTTTTAATCCAGTTTACATATTGCCTTTGGTTGAACTAGTAGCAGGTAGGAAAACGGATCAACTCGTTATGGATCGTGCTAAAAGCTTTTATGAAAGTATAGGGATGAAGCCGTTGATTATTCAAAAGGAAATCGAAGGTCATTTGGCAGATCGGTTGATGGAAGCATTGTGGCGAGAAGCATTGCATCTGGTAAATGACGGAGTTGCAACTACTGAAGAAGTAGATGCTGCTATCATTTATGGAGCAGGCTTGCGTTGGGCTCAAATGGGACCATTCTTAACATTCCATCTTGCTGGCGGCGAAAAAGGAATGCGTCACATGCTTGAACAATTTGGTCCTGCACTAAAACTACCTTGGACCAAACTAGAGGCCCCTGAACTAACGGATGAATTAAAAGAAAAAGTTATTTCAGGATGCGAAAGCCATGCAGGTGACGTAACGATTGGTGAGTTAGAAAATAAACGCAACGAATTTTTAGTTGAGCTACTAAGTTTGGTTGAATCTTATTGGCCAGAAACTACAGCAACTAAAAAACTAGTAGTTGAAAAATAG
- a CDS encoding 3-keto-5-aminohexanoate cleavage protein codes for MTQKVLLTVAVTGAGDTAGKNQYVPVTPKEIADSAIESAKAGATVAHVHARNPKTGGISHSLDHYREIIERIRESETDVIINITSGGGGDFIPNLSNPSMGAEGTDMQTPEERHEPIGSLLPEMCTLDCGSVNFGDMVYMSPTRWLREQARLIQQSGVKPELECFDTGHLRFAKQLIAEGLVDGDPMFQFCLGIPWGAEADEETMLYMKNRLPDNAHWSAFGIGRMQMPILEMAAQNGGNVRVGLEDNLYLGKGIFARNEQLVDQAVTKLHAAHVEVMTPQEARIHFNLRNPYRGEK; via the coding sequence ATGACACAAAAAGTTTTATTAACAGTAGCCGTGACGGGAGCTGGGGATACAGCAGGGAAAAATCAATATGTTCCTGTGACACCCAAAGAAATAGCAGACTCTGCAATTGAGTCTGCAAAAGCAGGCGCAACTGTTGCACATGTTCATGCACGTAATCCTAAAACAGGTGGTATTAGCCATAGTCTAGATCATTACCGAGAAATTATTGAACGTATTCGTGAATCTGAAACAGACGTAATAATCAATATTACATCTGGTGGTGGAGGAGACTTTATCCCTAATCTGTCAAACCCTTCAATGGGCGCAGAAGGTACAGATATGCAAACGCCTGAAGAACGACACGAGCCAATAGGCAGTTTGCTTCCAGAAATGTGTACGTTAGATTGTGGAAGTGTCAACTTTGGCGATATGGTTTATATGAGCCCAACTCGTTGGCTACGTGAACAGGCAAGGCTTATACAACAAAGCGGCGTGAAGCCAGAGCTTGAGTGTTTCGATACGGGACATCTTCGGTTCGCCAAGCAATTAATAGCAGAAGGTCTAGTTGATGGGGATCCGATGTTCCAATTCTGTCTGGGCATTCCGTGGGGAGCAGAAGCTGACGAAGAAACGATGTTGTACATGAAAAATCGTCTTCCAGACAATGCTCATTGGTCAGCTTTTGGTATCGGACGGATGCAAATGCCGATTTTGGAAATGGCCGCACAAAACGGTGGAAATGTTCGTGTGGGACTTGAAGATAATCTTTATTTAGGAAAGGGAATTTTTGCACGCAACGAACAACTTGTTGACCAAGCGGTAACAAAGCTGCACGCTGCACATGTAGAAGTGATGACGCCGCAAGAAGCGCGTATCCACTTTAACTTGAGAAATCCTTATAGAGGTGAGAAATAA
- a CDS encoding TetR/AcrR family transcriptional regulator, with translation MLVKLENNLKKNRPGSIVITKSILIEEMHMARATRKIEILHAASKIVSERGIFNLTLEAAAIEAGVSKGGLLYHFPSKEALVKGMVDHLAENYRHKIATSVEESSKEKGKWIRAYADVTFNNPYPNKEMHAGLLAAKAVNSDLLDPIRDLYNEWQDEIEGDGIDPIKATIIRLATDGIWLSELFDIHYLGEEKKQEIYMKLKNWIDE, from the coding sequence TTGCTTGTAAAACTAGAAAATAATTTGAAAAAAAACCGTCCGGGGAGTATAGTTATAACAAAATCTATTCTGATAGAGGAGATGCATATGGCTAGAGCAACCAGAAAAATTGAAATTCTTCATGCAGCGTCCAAAATAGTCAGTGAACGGGGCATTTTTAATTTGACGTTAGAAGCAGCGGCTATTGAAGCTGGAGTTAGTAAAGGTGGATTGCTTTATCATTTTCCCTCAAAAGAAGCTTTAGTCAAAGGAATGGTAGACCACTTAGCTGAAAATTACCGTCATAAAATTGCAACTTCAGTAGAAGAATCATCCAAAGAAAAAGGGAAATGGATTCGCGCATACGCTGATGTAACTTTTAATAATCCATACCCAAATAAAGAAATGCATGCGGGTTTATTAGCCGCTAAAGCTGTGAATTCTGATTTGTTGGATCCAATTCGTGACCTCTATAATGAATGGCAAGATGAAATTGAAGGCGATGGTATCGATCCTATTAAAGCTACTATTATTCGTTTAGCGACAGATGGAATTTGGTTGTCTGAACTTTTTGATATACATTATTTAGGTGAAGAAAAAAAGCAGGAAATTTATATGAAGTTAAAAAATTGGATAGATGAATAA
- a CDS encoding quaternary amine ABC transporter ATP-binding protein yields the protein MKKIEVNNLTKIFGSHPQQGLKRLMNGEQKDDILAETGMTVGVNQASFSVEAGEFFVIMGLSGSGKSTLIRLVNRLIEPTSGEVLIDGENIVEMGKNKLIETRRKKLGMVFQQFGLFPHRTVLQNVAYGLEIQGVKKEERNKRAQQSIEDVGLHGYENSYPKELSGGMQQRVGLARALANDSDILLMDEAFSALDPLIRKEMQDELLNLQNKLGKTILFITHDLDEALKLGDRIAIMKNGEIVQVGTADEILENPANEYVSNFVKDVDRSKVLMASHVMKKPAVHMMDKSGALAAVRKMEDAGVSSIFVVDKEKNFKGLLTIDNAINAYKKELAIETVLIKDIHEISPDTPLNDLFGVAVEAKYPLAVIENGKLLGIVSRVSILSGLVLGKGEVTSS from the coding sequence ATGAAAAAGATAGAAGTAAATAACCTAACAAAAATTTTTGGCTCTCATCCGCAACAAGGATTGAAAAGACTTATGAACGGTGAACAAAAAGATGATATTTTAGCAGAAACTGGAATGACTGTGGGGGTTAATCAAGCTTCTTTCTCGGTAGAAGCAGGTGAGTTTTTTGTTATTATGGGATTGTCAGGAAGTGGGAAATCTACATTAATCCGTTTAGTAAACAGATTAATCGAGCCGACTTCAGGTGAAGTGCTAATTGATGGCGAAAATATTGTGGAAATGGGAAAAAACAAACTGATTGAAACGAGACGGAAAAAGCTAGGCATGGTATTTCAGCAATTCGGATTGTTTCCACATCGAACTGTTTTGCAAAATGTAGCTTATGGTCTTGAAATTCAAGGAGTCAAAAAAGAAGAACGCAACAAGCGCGCTCAACAATCAATTGAAGATGTTGGTTTGCATGGGTATGAAAACAGTTACCCAAAAGAGCTGAGTGGTGGAATGCAGCAGCGCGTCGGTCTTGCGCGTGCACTCGCTAATGATTCGGATATTCTTTTAATGGATGAGGCATTCAGTGCGCTAGATCCATTAATCCGTAAAGAAATGCAGGACGAACTGTTAAATCTGCAGAACAAATTAGGGAAAACCATTTTGTTTATTACACACGATTTGGATGAAGCGTTAAAACTTGGAGACCGAATCGCTATTATGAAAAACGGTGAAATTGTTCAGGTAGGAACAGCGGATGAAATTTTAGAAAATCCTGCGAATGAATATGTGTCAAATTTCGTTAAAGATGTAGATCGCTCCAAAGTTCTTATGGCTTCTCATGTTATGAAAAAGCCAGCTGTTCACATGATGGATAAAAGCGGTGCGTTAGCTGCTGTCCGCAAAATGGAAGATGCCGGAGTTTCAAGTATTTTTGTAGTTGATAAGGAGAAAAATTTCAAAGGTTTGTTAACAATCGACAATGCCATCAATGCTTATAAAAAAGAATTGGCAATTGAAACGGTATTAATTAAAGATATTCACGAAATTTCTCCAGATACCCCTTTAAATGACCTCTTTGGTGTGGCTGTCGAAGCGAAATATCCACTGGCAGTAATAGAGAACGGAAAGTTACTTGGCATCGTATCACGTGTTTCTATTCTTTCCGGCTTAGTGTTAGGGAAAGGTGAGGTGACTAGCTCATGA